The sequence below is a genomic window from Archangium lipolyticum.
TGGAGGGGCGGCCGTACGTGGTGAGGGAGGTGGGGGGAGTGAGGGTGGGGCTCTTCGCCGTGGCGGGGCCGGACATGCAGCGGCTGGTGAAGGCGGAGAACCTGCCGGCGGGGACGAGGTGGACGGAGGCGAAGGAGGCGGCGAGGGAGGTGGTGAGGGCGCTGCGGGACGAGGAGCACGTGGACGCGGTGGTGCTCATCGGCCATCAGCTGGGCGAGGACGACGAAGCGCTGGCGAGGGAGGTGCGGGGCATCGACCTCATCATGGGCTCGCACTCGCACCAGAAGGTGGAGCTGCGGATGCTGCCGGGGACGAGGACGTACTACGTGTCGCCGTACCAGTACCTGGCCTACCTGGCGGAGGTGCGGTTGCACTTCCGGGGGAAGAAGCTGGAGCGGGTGGAGGGGGGGCTGGTGAAGCTGGACGTGACGAGGAGAGAGGACGCGGAGACGGCGGCGAAGGTGGCGGAGCTGCAGCGGGCGCTGGTGGAGAAGAGGCCGGAGCGCTTCGAGGTGCTGGGCCGTCTGACGAAACCGCTGGGGGACGAGGGCGTGTCGACGGGGGAGGCGGAGGTGGGCACCTGGGCGACGGAGGTGTGGCGGCGAGCGGCGGGGGTGCACGCCTTCTTCGCGACGTCGGCGGGATTCCGGGCGGGGTTGCCGGCGGGGGAGGTGACGGTGGAGGACTTCTACGGGGCGATTCCGTACCGGAACGTGGTGGTGACGGCGGAGCTGACGGGGGAGCAGCTGGCGGAGTGGGTGGAGCTGAGCGAGTCGAAGAAGGGGACGGACGGGTACAGCCAGCGGAGCGGGGTGCGTTACGAGGTGAAGGACGGGCGGGTGGAAGGGCTGGAGGTGTTGAAGGACGCGAACGATCCGGGGGCGGGTTACGAGCGGGTGGAGCGGGAGGGGAGGTACCGGGTGGGGACGACGGATTTCCAGGCGTACGTGGCGGCCGGGTACAAGGAGGCGCTGTCGAAAGCGAGACACGTGGAGCGTACG
It includes:
- a CDS encoding bifunctional metallophosphatase/5'-nucleotidase; protein product: MMKTSLCLLAVLLFLPACQTTHTVTVVGMTDYHSHAVPFYSEGEPGQGGLARALAYLKEAKSRPDTLVVSGGDMLNKGVPTWSDEYGCVEWPWLNGVVDVMALGNHDLDYGAERFERCREGLEYPLLSANLVRGDGAPYFQVEGRPYVVREVGGVRVGLFAVAGPDMQRLVKAENLPAGTRWTEAKEAAREVVRALRDEEHVDAVVLIGHQLGEDDEALAREVRGIDLIMGSHSHQKVELRMLPGTRTYYVSPYQYLAYLAEVRLHFRGKKLERVEGGLVKLDVTRREDAETAAKVAELQRALVEKRPERFEVLGRLTKPLGDEGVSTGEAEVGTWATEVWRRAAGVHAFFATSAGFRAGLPAGEVTVEDFYGAIPYRNVVVTAELTGEQLAEWVELSESKKGTDGYSQRSGVRYEVKDGRVEGLEVLKDANDPGAGYERVEREGRYRVGTTDFQAYVAAGYKEALSKARHVERTALDVHELLKEALRKGAPGG